One Desulfomicrobium apsheronum genomic region harbors:
- a CDS encoding pyridoxal phosphate-dependent aminotransferase produces the protein MILCSQIEGYLAKSSWIRRMFETGIELKKKYGAENVYDFSLGNPDLAPPAAVAEGLRELAEDAGKPFAFGYMPNAGYPQVRERLAEVVSVEQGVAVSAEDLVVTCGAAGGINALFRAVLEPGDEVLCPAPYFVEYGFYAENHRGVLKAVPSKPLTFELDLKALASAISDRTRCVLINSPNNPTGRIYTLEELSQLADILRQASARTGRPILLISDEPYRFLAYDGAEVPAIFPIYEHSVVISSFSKNLALAGERVGYVAVNPAMPEGTHLVAGVILANRILGFVNAPAVGQKLLAKALGHEVDASVYARRRDAMAEVLREAGIEFSMPQGAFYFFPRIPKGGDDAAFVNELMQEQILAVPGSGFGYPGFFRLAFCVDESTIRGAAPGFARAVAKALG, from the coding sequence ATGATTCTTTGTTCGCAGATCGAGGGCTATCTGGCCAAGTCGTCGTGGATTCGGCGCATGTTCGAGACCGGCATCGAGCTCAAGAAGAAATACGGGGCTGAGAATGTCTATGATTTTAGCTTGGGCAATCCGGACCTGGCTCCTCCGGCGGCGGTGGCCGAGGGGCTGCGCGAACTGGCCGAGGACGCCGGGAAGCCTTTTGCCTTCGGCTACATGCCCAATGCCGGCTATCCGCAGGTGCGCGAGCGTCTGGCCGAGGTGGTTTCCGTCGAGCAGGGCGTGGCCGTTTCGGCCGAGGACCTGGTCGTCACCTGCGGCGCGGCGGGCGGTATCAACGCGCTGTTCAGGGCCGTGCTCGAACCCGGAGACGAGGTACTTTGTCCTGCGCCGTATTTTGTGGAGTACGGATTCTATGCCGAGAATCATCGCGGGGTTTTGAAAGCCGTTCCATCCAAGCCGTTGACCTTCGAGCTGGATCTGAAGGCCCTGGCCTCGGCCATCTCCGACCGCACCCGCTGCGTGCTGATCAACTCGCCCAACAATCCGACTGGGCGGATCTACACCCTGGAAGAGCTTTCCCAGTTGGCCGACATCCTGCGGCAGGCTTCGGCCCGGACAGGGCGGCCCATTCTGCTCATTTCCGACGAACCCTACCGTTTTCTGGCCTATGACGGGGCTGAAGTGCCCGCGATCTTCCCGATCTACGAGCACAGTGTCGTGATCAGTTCCTTCTCCAAGAATCTGGCTCTGGCGGGGGAGCGGGTCGGGTACGTGGCCGTGAATCCGGCCATGCCTGAAGGCACGCATCTGGTGGCGGGAGTGATTCTGGCCAATCGCATCCTCGGTTTCGTCAATGCGCCGGCAGTGGGGCAGAAGCTTCTGGCCAAGGCCCTGGGGCACGAAGTGGACGCCTCGGTCTATGCCCGCCGCCGTGACGCCATGGCCGAGGTCCTGCGCGAGGCCGGCATTGAATTTTCCATGCCGCAGGGCGCGTTTTATTTCTTCCCGCGCATTCCCAAGGGCGGGGATGATGCGGCCTTTGTCAATGAGCTCATGCAGGAGCAGATTCTGGCCGTGCCCGGTTCGGGCTTCGGTTATCCGGGCTTTTTCCGCCTGGCCTTCTGTGTGGACGAGTCCACCATCCGGGGCGCGGCTCCCGGCTTTGCGCGGGCCGTGGCCAAGGCCTTGGGCTGA
- the larB gene encoding nickel pincer cofactor biosynthesis protein LarB, giving the protein MNPQELTSLLRDVAAGNISCETAQAALAGSENKDLTLDTWRQERTNVGEVVYGQGKTLEQIRASLAELGRHHPVLATKLSAAHGQKLKTLFPNGCLWEEARLFCLGADLLAADPKAPDSEVLIVTAGSSDLPVAREALGTARFLGLGAHLVTDVGVAGLHRLDPHLPSLRQARVIIAVAGMEGALPSVLGGLLKAPIIAVPTSTGYGANFAGLTPLLAMLNSCAPGVGVVNIDNGFGAAVLAKKILARQE; this is encoded by the coding sequence ATGAACCCCCAAGAACTGACCTCCCTGCTGCGCGACGTCGCTGCCGGCAACATCTCGTGCGAGACTGCCCAGGCGGCCCTTGCGGGAAGCGAAAACAAGGACCTGACCCTTGACACTTGGCGCCAGGAGCGCACCAATGTCGGCGAAGTGGTCTATGGTCAGGGCAAGACCCTGGAGCAGATCCGGGCCTCCCTTGCAGAGCTGGGGCGGCACCACCCGGTCCTGGCCACCAAACTTTCGGCGGCGCATGGGCAGAAGCTTAAGACTCTTTTTCCAAATGGATGTCTGTGGGAGGAGGCGAGGCTCTTTTGCCTGGGAGCGGATCTGCTGGCCGCCGACCCCAAGGCGCCCGACTCGGAAGTGCTTATCGTCACGGCCGGATCCTCGGACCTGCCCGTGGCCCGCGAAGCCTTGGGCACCGCCAGATTCCTGGGGCTTGGCGCGCATCTGGTGACCGACGTGGGCGTCGCGGGCCTGCACCGCCTGGACCCGCACCTGCCGAGCCTGCGCCAGGCCAGGGTCATCATCGCCGTGGCCGGAATGGAAGGCGCGCTGCCGAGCGTCCTCGGCGGGCTCCTGAAGGCACCGATTATTGCGGTTCCAACCTCGACAGGCTATGGGGCCAACTTCGCAGGCCTGACCCCGCTCCTGGCCATGCTCAACTCCTGCGCCCCGGGCGTGG
- a CDS encoding sigma-54-dependent transcriptional regulator — protein MASKRILFVSRSELVSPLHAEFKAHECQAMVVDDRASALKVLEARKADIVFTLPSLPGYRAQDLLDALNQAESQIPVIVFTDKGSAEEARYYMEMGAQDYWLCPLTWEKIQAVLPRDAQAPAAPRPAARSNPREVAIVGSHPSVARVLVLAKQVAPSKATVLISGESGTGKEMFARFIHAHSGRESAPFVAVNCAALPEHLLESELFGHEKGSFTGAISRKLGKFELATGGTLLLDEISEMALALQAKLLRALQEGEIDRVGGVETVKVDVRVLATTNRNLEQSVEKGEFRQDLFYRLNVIPLRLPPLAQRGDDVLLLADFFIRRLTREYGLGALQLSTEARDWLMAHDWPGNVRELQNLMERAVLLAGAGPIRPMHFLLDGQEWSPELCEEGDSVPDAPISARPSSLSPNMTMDFAGRIPTIQEMEMHLIMKSLDSTLGNRTKASELLGISVRTLRNKLGEYRKIGLDIP, from the coding sequence ATGGCGTCCAAGCGAATCCTCTTTGTCTCACGATCCGAACTCGTGTCCCCCCTGCATGCCGAATTCAAGGCGCATGAGTGTCAGGCCATGGTTGTGGACGACCGTGCCTCGGCGCTTAAAGTGCTTGAGGCGCGCAAGGCCGATATCGTCTTCACCCTGCCTTCCCTGCCCGGATACAGGGCCCAGGATCTTCTCGATGCCTTGAACCAGGCCGAGAGCCAGATCCCCGTCATCGTGTTCACGGACAAGGGAAGCGCCGAGGAAGCGCGCTATTATATGGAAATGGGCGCGCAGGATTACTGGCTCTGTCCGCTGACCTGGGAAAAGATCCAGGCCGTGTTGCCACGGGACGCTCAAGCCCCGGCCGCGCCTCGTCCTGCGGCCCGGAGCAATCCGCGCGAGGTGGCCATCGTCGGCTCCCATCCGTCCGTGGCTCGGGTTTTGGTCTTGGCCAAGCAGGTGGCTCCGTCCAAGGCCACCGTGCTCATCTCCGGCGAATCGGGTACGGGCAAGGAGATGTTCGCCCGCTTCATTCATGCCCATTCGGGCCGTGAAAGCGCTCCATTCGTGGCGGTCAACTGCGCGGCCTTGCCCGAGCACCTGCTTGAGAGTGAATTGTTCGGCCACGAGAAGGGCTCGTTCACCGGAGCCATTTCCCGCAAGCTGGGTAAGTTCGAACTGGCCACCGGCGGGACCCTGCTGCTGGATGAAATTTCCGAAATGGCCCTGGCCCTGCAAGCCAAGCTGCTGCGCGCCCTGCAGGAGGGCGAGATCGACCGCGTGGGCGGGGTCGAGACGGTCAAGGTGGATGTGCGCGTGCTGGCCACCACCAACCGCAATCTTGAGCAGAGCGTGGAGAAGGGCGAATTTCGTCAGGACCTCTTTTATCGTCTGAACGTCATCCCCCTGCGCCTGCCCCCGCTGGCCCAGCGCGGCGATGACGTGCTGCTGCTGGCCGATTTTTTCATCCGCCGTCTCACCCGGGAATACGGACTCGGCGCCCTGCAGCTTTCGACCGAAGCCCGCGATTGGCTCATGGCGCACGACTGGCCGGGCAATGTGCGTGAACTGCAAAATTTAATGGAAAGGGCCGTGCTCCTTGCCGGGGCGGGGCCCATCCGGCCGATGCATTTTCTGCTGGATGGCCAGGAATGGTCCCCGGAGCTTTGCGAAGAGGGCGACTCGGTGCCGGATGCGCCCATTTCCGCGCGGCCGTCATCCTTGTCCCCGAACATGACCATGGACTTCGCCGGACGCATTCCGACCATCCAGGAAATGGAGATGCATCTGATTATGAAGAGCCTGGACTCGACCTTGGGCAACAGGACCAAGGCTTCGGAGCTTCTTGGAATTTCCGTGCGCACATTGCGCAACAAACTTGGTGAATACAGAAAGATCGGCCTGGATATTCCGTAA